One stretch of Deltaproteobacteria bacterium CG2_30_66_27 DNA includes these proteins:
- a CDS encoding metallophosphoesterase gives MDEVSGRVALFGGVYNNYLALAALLDDAPSRASEIFCLGDVGAFGPHPDRSVELLREAAVPIVQGNYDRSVGMRRGDCACGYTDPRDNHFAALSYAYTFRKTSERNKDFLATLPDEIRLRGPRGERILLCHGSPRRQNEFLWESLSPDPFLTRLLDDARCDVLAVTHTGIPWKRRMPDGRLVINVGAIGRPANDGQTHVWYSVLDLSGEAPDAAFIPLRYDQERLAEEMRTEGIAEPFVKTVETGWWTTCLEILPAKERARGRY, from the coding sequence ATGGATGAGGTCTCCGGTCGGGTCGCCCTTTTCGGAGGGGTCTACAACAACTACCTTGCCTTGGCCGCGCTTCTTGACGACGCTCCCTCCCGCGCTTCGGAGATCTTCTGCCTCGGGGACGTGGGCGCCTTCGGCCCTCACCCCGACCGGTCCGTGGAGCTCCTCCGCGAGGCGGCGGTCCCGATCGTCCAGGGGAACTACGACCGCTCCGTCGGGATGCGCCGGGGGGACTGCGCCTGCGGTTATACCGACCCGCGGGACAACCATTTCGCGGCGCTTTCGTACGCTTACACCTTCCGGAAGACTTCCGAGCGGAACAAGGATTTCCTGGCGACACTTCCCGACGAGATCCGTCTCCGGGGCCCCCGGGGGGAGCGGATCCTGCTATGCCACGGTTCCCCGAGGCGGCAGAACGAGTTCCTCTGGGAATCGCTGTCCCCCGATCCGTTTCTCACCCGTTTGCTCGACGATGCGCGGTGCGACGTCCTCGCGGTGACGCACACGGGCATCCCGTGGAAGCGCCGCATGCCCGACGGGCGCCTCGTGATCAACGTAGGGGCGATCGGGCGGCCCGCCAACGATGGGCAGACCCATGTCTGGTACTCCGTGCTGGATTTGTCGGGCGAGGCTCCCGATGCGGCCTTTATCCCCCTGCGGTACGACCAGGAACGGCTTGCCGAAGAAATGCGGACCGAGGGGATCGCCGAACCTTTCGTGAAGACGGTCGAGACCGGATGGTGGACGACCTGCCTGGAGATCCTGCCGGCGAAGGAACGCGCCCGGGGGAGGTACTGA